A genomic stretch from Chitinophagaceae bacterium includes:
- a CDS encoding ABC transporter ATP-binding protein, which yields MIIASNVTKTFGRLKALDNVSVNCAKGQTIALIGPNGSGKTTLIKSILGMVVPDSGFITFDQHNILHDWNYRKRIGYMPQIGRYPENMSIAQVFAMMKDIRKSSTTVIDEELIAAFGLNEIMSKKMRTLSGGTRQKVSASLAFLFNPDVLILDEPTAGLDPVASEILKQKIVQEKEKGKLILITSHVLSELDDVVREIIYMQEGKLQFHKTLLQLQEDTGETKLAKAIAQIMK from the coding sequence ATGATCATTGCCAGTAACGTTACAAAAACATTCGGCAGGTTAAAAGCACTGGATAATGTAAGTGTGAATTGTGCAAAGGGTCAAACCATTGCACTGATTGGTCCAAATGGCAGCGGAAAAACAACGCTTATTAAGTCTATACTCGGAATGGTGGTTCCGGATAGCGGTTTTATCACATTTGATCAGCATAATATTCTGCACGACTGGAATTACCGTAAGCGGATTGGTTATATGCCCCAGATAGGGAGGTATCCAGAAAATATGAGTATTGCGCAGGTGTTTGCAATGATGAAGGATATCCGCAAATCATCAACTACTGTAATTGATGAAGAACTGATTGCTGCATTTGGTTTGAATGAAATCATGAGTAAGAAGATGCGTACCCTCAGTGGCGGTACACGCCAGAAAGTAAGTGCCTCACTTGCCTTTTTGTTTAATCCTGATGTATTGATACTTGATGAACCCACAGCAGGGCTTGATCCTGTTGCTTCAGAAATTCTGAAACAGAAAATTGTACAGGAAAAAGAAAAAGGGAAACTGATTCTTATCACCTCGCATGTACTGAGTGAGCTGGATGATGTGGTGAGGGAAATTATTTATATGCAGGAAGGCAAACTGCAGTTTCATAAAACACTTTTGCAATTACAGGAAGATACAGGTGAAACAAAACTGGCAAAAGCAATTGCTCAAATCATGAAATGA
- a CDS encoding cytochrome c, with product MKKTLIVLSLIAFIYACGSNSSGNQQQAEQPATDKTDASTYDPERGAGKFTNVDVKPELDAAMAEAGLKVYDVKCASCHKTTDEKLVGPGWKGVTSRFRAEWIMNFATNPDEMLNKDPKAMAQLEICLVRMPNQGLTDDDARHVYEFMRKNDGVK from the coding sequence ATGAAAAAAACTCTTATCGTATTGAGCCTCATTGCATTCATCTATGCCTGTGGCAGTAATTCATCAGGTAATCAGCAGCAGGCAGAGCAGCCGGCAACTGATAAAACCGACGCATCCACCTACGACCCCGAACGGGGAGCAGGAAAATTTACAAATGTTGACGTAAAACCTGAGCTTGATGCTGCAATGGCAGAAGCAGGATTAAAAGTGTATGATGTGAAATGTGCCAGCTGCCATAAAACTACTGATGAGAAGTTGGTTGGCCCGGGCTGGAAAGGAGTTACATCAAGGTTCAGGGCAGAGTGGATTATGAATTTTGCCACTAACCCAGATGAAATGCTGAATAAAGATCCCAAGGCAATGGCACAGCTTGAAATTTGCCTGGTACGTATGCCAAACCAGGGATTAACAGATGATGATGCCCGCCATGTATATGAGTTTATGCGTAAAAATGATGGTGTGAAGTAA
- a CDS encoding ATP-binding protein yields the protein MSTTSKLSFQIEVRRVLEILSNDIYDSPYALLRENIQNGYDAILMRMQLNSATPFEPKIIVNIDPKYITIEDNGIGMNRDVVSNNFWKAGSSGKNNEIAQKAGVVGTFGIGAMANFGVCKSIKVITHFAEEMKQLKPLLKENLFLLLKTV from the coding sequence ATGAGCACTACAAGCAAATTATCATTTCAAATCGAAGTTAGGAGAGTACTTGAAATACTTTCTAATGATATTTACGACTCACCCTACGCTTTATTACGTGAAAATATACAAAATGGATATGATGCGATTTTGATGCGAATGCAACTTAATAGCGCAACACCGTTTGAACCCAAAATTATTGTTAACATCGACCCGAAATATATTACAATTGAAGACAATGGTATTGGCATGAATAGGGATGTTGTAAGTAACAATTTCTGGAAAGCAGGGTCAAGCGGTAAAAACAATGAAATTGCACAAAAAGCCGGAGTCGTCGGGACTTTTGGTATTGGCGCAATGGCTAATTTTGGTGTGTGCAAATCAATAAAAGTCATTACGCATTTCGCAGAGGAAATGAAACAATTGAAACCTTTGCTAAAAGAGAATCTCTTTCTATTACTGAAGACTGTATAG
- a CDS encoding DUF4082 domain-containing protein: MGVKFRSSAAGYIAGIRFYKLLSNEGPHTGSLWNSSGTLLGTVTFTGETESGWQYAKFTNPIFIAANTTYIASYFAPHGQYSATPAAFQSAGITNGPLTLLQDGVDGPNGVFKYGAGAVFPDDSYNSANYWVDVVYVPNIATAQTIDYTLSSINDLNNCSNAGPSISTASVTVNPIPCSVLPVELLDFSASVINRKTILNWTTVTEINNAGFEVERSTNGISWKTLGFVKGAGTTYMKQQYQFTDGSVLNGKYLYRLKQIDLDNKIKYSKVLSVTLSGNLTFELGQNYPNPSHGEAIISYSIPERTNVFIALYDLYGRTVQVLTNKVNSAGTYTINVNTENLPKGEYFYRMQAGTFSSVKKLVVQ, translated from the coding sequence TTGGGAGTAAAATTCCGTTCTTCTGCAGCAGGATATATTGCCGGCATCCGTTTTTATAAATTACTTTCCAATGAAGGTCCGCATACCGGCAGCCTCTGGAATTCTTCAGGTACATTGTTGGGAACCGTAACATTTACCGGTGAAACAGAAAGCGGATGGCAGTATGCCAAATTCACCAACCCTATTTTCATTGCAGCAAACACTACCTATATAGCATCTTATTTTGCACCTCACGGACAGTATAGCGCAACACCGGCAGCATTTCAGTCTGCAGGTATAACCAATGGTCCGCTAACACTTTTGCAGGATGGAGTGGATGGACCGAACGGGGTATTTAAATATGGTGCAGGTGCTGTGTTCCCTGATGATTCTTATAATAGTGCCAACTACTGGGTTGATGTTGTTTATGTACCAAATATCGCTACAGCACAAACAATTGATTATACATTAAGCAGTATTAATGATCTTAATAACTGTTCTAATGCGGGCCCATCAATCAGCACTGCGTCTGTTACTGTTAACCCGATACCTTGCAGTGTTTTACCTGTTGAACTGCTTGATTTTTCTGCATCTGTCATTAACAGAAAAACAATCCTGAACTGGACGACTGTAACAGAAATAAATAATGCCGGTTTTGAAGTTGAGCGAAGCACAAATGGCATTTCATGGAAAACACTTGGTTTCGTAAAAGGTGCAGGAACGACTTATATGAAACAACAATACCAGTTTACGGATGGCTCCGTATTGAACGGCAAGTATCTGTACAGGTTAAAGCAGATTGATCTTGATAATAAGATTAAATATTCAAAAGTATTGTCAGTAACCCTAAGCGGAAACCTGACCTTTGAACTTGGACAGAATTATCCAAACCCAAGTCATGGAGAAGCAATCATATCTTACAGCATACCTGAAAGAACCAATGTATTCATTGCTTTATACGATCTGTATGGAAGAACAGTACAGGTATTAACAAACAAGGTGAACAGCGCAGGCACTTATACAATTAATGTCAATACAGAAAACCTTCCAAAAGGTGAATACTTCTACCGTATGCAGGCGGGCACATTCAGTTCAGTTAAAAAACTGGTTGTTCAATAA
- a CDS encoding Crp/Fnr family transcriptional regulator, giving the protein MIDIDILLAWGATFHKLQKGHVLFCEDDYANFYYQVVEGKIKMCNTNEDGKEFIQGIFEAGASFGEPPLFDAGTYPASALADEDSTIIRLRKENFLQLLKENFDIHFCFTQTLARRLRFKSLISKEISSYGPLHRVSTLLKEYKKNHGIQSSELFKIDLTRQQIADMTGLRVETVIRSIRQMQEKGELKIEKGKVYC; this is encoded by the coding sequence ATTATTGATATTGACATTCTTCTGGCATGGGGTGCAACTTTTCATAAACTCCAGAAAGGACACGTTCTTTTTTGTGAAGATGATTATGCAAATTTTTATTACCAGGTTGTGGAAGGGAAAATAAAAATGTGCAATACCAATGAGGACGGAAAGGAGTTTATACAGGGTATTTTTGAAGCAGGTGCAAGTTTTGGCGAACCCCCGCTGTTTGATGCAGGCACGTACCCCGCAAGTGCTTTAGCTGATGAAGATTCAACCATTATCCGTTTAAGAAAAGAAAATTTTCTTCAATTGCTGAAAGAAAATTTTGATATCCATTTTTGTTTTACTCAAACACTCGCAAGAAGGCTCCGGTTCAAATCCCTCATATCAAAAGAAATCTCTTCATACGGGCCACTGCACCGGGTCAGTACGCTGTTGAAAGAATACAAAAAAAATCATGGTATTCAAAGTAGTGAACTTTTTAAAATAGACCTTACCCGCCAGCAGATAGCCGACATGACCGGGCTGCGGGTAGAAACAGTTATCCGTTCCATTCGCCAGATGCAGGAAAAGGGAGAATTGAAAATTGAAAAAGGAAAAGTGTACTGTTGA
- a CDS encoding strictosidine synthase, producing MNKISLAFLSIVSILKGASAQNTNAVKVATNVKSEKHLSSSVLLWMLTDKPRQSSMGHWKGSHAQIIASNPGLWQYRQIHFAENNPGLWQPIKGVETTIPQNRKVDGVADVTLKSFFSALQGKKQHKLAFADEINFLKRSILYVAYPKKSQWYNAAGDDTKIEARSMVFFRQKEGVSDNEFEKFINNELTPTLANTNMLKELRNKVYNPWKQKQWLTPNVLHDNGKADQFQASLILGFANKSEMENFFNSEEIKKLSERIAVFCSAVHAYEIAETITFVKDGKHIKFN from the coding sequence ATGAATAAAATAAGTTTAGCATTTCTATCTATAGTATCTATTCTTAAAGGGGCTTCTGCACAAAACACAAATGCTGTAAAAGTTGCAACAAATGTAAAATCAGAAAAGCATTTGTCATCTTCGGTATTATTATGGATGCTGACAGATAAGCCTCGTCAATCAAGTATGGGCCATTGGAAAGGTTCTCATGCACAAATCATAGCGTCAAATCCCGGGCTTTGGCAATATCGCCAAATTCATTTTGCAGAAAATAATCCCGGGCTTTGGCAACCAATTAAGGGTGTTGAAACAACTATTCCACAAAATCGTAAAGTAGATGGAGTGGCAGATGTAACGCTAAAGAGTTTCTTTTCGGCATTGCAAGGAAAAAAACAACACAAACTTGCTTTTGCCGATGAAATTAATTTTTTAAAACGAAGTATTCTTTATGTGGCTTATCCCAAAAAATCTCAATGGTATAATGCAGCAGGAGATGATACTAAAATAGAAGCAAGGTCAATGGTGTTTTTTAGACAAAAAGAAGGCGTTAGTGATAACGAGTTTGAAAAATTTATTAATAACGAACTTACACCAACCCTTGCTAATACAAATATGCTAAAGGAATTGAGAAACAAAGTGTATAACCCATGGAAACAGAAACAATGGTTGACACCAAATGTATTGCATGATAATGGTAAGGCGGACCAATTTCAGGCTTCATTAATACTTGGCTTTGCAAACAAAAGCGAAATGGAAAATTTCTTTAATAGCGAAGAAATTAAAAAACTATCTGAAAGAATTGCTGTTTTCTGTTCTGCAGTGCATGCTTATGAAATAGCCGAAACTATCACTTTTGTAAAAGACGGAAAACATATAAAATTTAATTAA
- a CDS encoding transposase — translation MSSKYKFTDKQATYFITAATVDWIDVFTRPVYRDILLDSFRYCQKNQGLQIHAWVLMPNHFHMICSFVNDNDPGMVIKNIKSFTALKIIDSVINHPQESRREWMLDVFEKNGTANKSNQRFQFWQHENHPVLLDTNEMLEQRFTYLHENPVRAGFVSVPEHWLYSSAIDYYTDNQKGLLDLVFLK, via the coding sequence GTGAGTTCAAAGTATAAGTTTACAGATAAACAGGCAACCTATTTTATTACAGCAGCTACGGTTGACTGGATAGATGTTTTTACACGACCTGTTTACCGTGATATCCTGCTCGACAGTTTTCGCTACTGTCAGAAAAACCAGGGCTTACAAATACATGCATGGGTCTTAATGCCTAATCATTTTCACATGATCTGTTCATTTGTGAATGACAATGATCCGGGCATGGTTATAAAAAACATTAAAAGCTTTACTGCTTTAAAAATCATTGATTCTGTTATCAATCATCCGCAGGAAAGCAGAAGAGAGTGGATGCTGGATGTGTTTGAAAAAAACGGCACAGCAAATAAAAGCAATCAGCGCTTCCAGTTCTGGCAACATGAAAACCATCCTGTATTGTTAGATACAAATGAAATGCTGGAGCAGCGGTTTACCTACCTTCATGAAAACCCGGTACGTGCAGGTTTTGTATCAGTACCGGAACATTGGTTATACAGCAGTGCAATTGATTATTATACAGACAATCAAAAAGGCCTGCTTGATCTTGTATTTTTGAAGTGA
- a CDS encoding fasciclin domain-containing protein encodes MRKDVVKIAVGSKDHSTLVAALQAASYVDALSNAGPFTVFAPTNAAFDKLPKGTVEDLLKPENKDKLRAILEYHVYVGVLKDALLGDGMTYGMASGENVTIGNKDGKITVNGANVIASIPATNGIIHVVDAVLLAPAK; translated from the coding sequence ATCAGAAAAGATGTTGTCAAAATTGCCGTGGGCAGTAAAGACCACAGCACACTGGTAGCGGCCTTACAAGCAGCCTCTTACGTTGATGCACTCAGTAATGCCGGCCCCTTTACTGTTTTTGCACCAACCAATGCTGCGTTCGATAAATTGCCAAAAGGCACAGTGGAAGACCTGCTCAAGCCAGAGAATAAGGATAAACTCCGTGCAATTCTTGAATACCATGTTTATGTTGGCGTATTAAAAGATGCATTGCTTGGCGATGGCATGACTTACGGTATGGCAAGTGGTGAAAATGTAACCATTGGAAATAAAGACGGGAAGATAACTGTGAATGGTGCAAATGTGATTGCCTCAATCCCGGCTACAAACGGCATCATTCATGTTGTTGATGCAGTATTGTTAGCTCCTGCGAAATAA
- a CDS encoding alpha/beta hydrolase, which produces MINNAVTTETQYTVIDNKQIAYRKIGSGTPLILANRFRGTLDTWDPLFLDLLAEKNTVVTFDYSGVGYSDGELPLDLHQVAAEVTKVADYLNFDKYFVGGWSYGGLVAQYATFLYPSRVLGTLIIGSNPVGKNEIQLSPLFLERVLKPVHDFEDMVILNYEPKSEVSRAAAQASAIRISQRFDLSKIPATQELFQRFFAPTQQVAEDKDNFREAYKTLKTPVLVISGDNDISFAVENWFPLLRNAPTLQHIIMPNTGHAPQHQYPELTTTYINGFINNTIVK; this is translated from the coding sequence ATGATAAACAACGCAGTAACAACAGAAACTCAATACACAGTTATTGACAACAAACAAATTGCTTATCGCAAAATTGGCAGCGGCACACCGTTAATTTTAGCCAATCGTTTTAGAGGTACTCTTGATACATGGGATCCTCTATTCTTAGATTTATTAGCCGAAAAAAATACTGTAGTTACTTTTGACTATTCAGGTGTTGGCTATTCAGATGGTGAATTGCCACTTGATTTGCACCAGGTAGCAGCAGAAGTTACAAAAGTTGCCGATTACCTCAACTTTGATAAATACTTTGTGGGTGGCTGGTCTTATGGAGGATTGGTAGCTCAATATGCTACATTTTTGTATCCTTCCAGAGTATTAGGTACTTTAATAATCGGCAGTAACCCTGTGGGTAAAAATGAAATACAACTTTCGCCTTTGTTTTTGGAAAGAGTATTAAAACCTGTTCATGATTTTGAAGATATGGTTATTCTTAATTATGAACCAAAATCTGAAGTAAGCAGAGCTGCTGCACAAGCCTCAGCGATAAGAATTTCTCAAAGATTTGACCTGTCAAAAATACCAGCTACGCAAGAGTTATTCCAACGCTTTTTTGCACCAACACAGCAGGTAGCTGAAGATAAAGACAATTTTAGAGAAGCATACAAAACTTTGAAAACACCTGTATTAGTAATCTCAGGTGATAATGATATTTCATTTGCAGTAGAAAACTGGTTTCCATTATTAAGAAATGCTCCAACCTTGCAGCATATTATTATGCCAAATACAGGTCATGCTCCTCAACATCAATATCCAGAATTGACGACTACTTACATCAATGGTTTCATAAACAATACAATTGTTAAATGA
- the nosD gene encoding nitrous oxide reductase family maturation protein NosD — MKGSIIILFLLFLFNAEAKTWRVGSSQQNHSIKEAINKASEGDTILIYPGVYKEGQIILTKKIFLKGINFPILDGEKKVEILTIRSDGTVVEGLHFRNSGHSSYNDIAALRIADSRSVTIRNNKVDFSYFGVYSQHATACIITGNVLNSDAKDEISSGNGIHCWKSDSMQITGNDITGHRDGIYFEFVTNSVIKNNISHQNVRYGLHFMFSNYNSYLSNTFRDNGAGVAVMYSKGIRMFKNTFSDNWGSAAYGILMKDITDSHVEGNLFVRNTVGVMMEGSNRIIVMKNIFESNGWAMKIQASCMDNTITQNNFKANSFDMATNGDLVLNKFEKNYWDKYEGYDLNRNGIGDVPYHPVSMFSMISERNSSSMMLFRSFIVGLLDKAEKMLPVITPVDLER, encoded by the coding sequence ATGAAAGGGTCAATCATCATACTATTTCTGTTATTTCTTTTCAATGCTGAAGCAAAAACATGGCGTGTTGGTTCTTCGCAGCAAAACCACAGCATTAAAGAAGCAATCAACAAAGCATCTGAAGGCGATACCATACTCATTTATCCGGGTGTATATAAAGAAGGGCAGATTATTCTTACAAAAAAAATTTTTTTAAAGGGGATTAATTTCCCGATACTGGATGGAGAAAAAAAAGTGGAGATATTAACTATCCGCAGTGATGGTACTGTTGTGGAAGGGCTTCATTTCCGCAATTCTGGTCACAGCAGCTACAACGACATTGCGGCATTACGTATTGCAGACAGCCGGTCTGTTACCATACGGAACAACAAAGTTGACTTCAGCTATTTTGGTGTCTACTCTCAACATGCAACGGCCTGTATAATTACCGGGAATGTTTTGAATTCGGATGCTAAAGATGAAATATCATCGGGCAACGGTATTCATTGCTGGAAGAGCGACAGTATGCAAATCACGGGTAATGATATAACAGGCCATCGGGATGGAATTTATTTTGAGTTTGTAACCAACTCTGTTATAAAAAACAATATCAGTCATCAGAATGTACGGTATGGATTACATTTTATGTTCTCCAATTATAACAGTTATCTGTCAAATACTTTTCGTGATAATGGTGCCGGAGTGGCAGTGATGTATTCGAAGGGAATCAGGATGTTTAAGAATACGTTTTCTGATAACTGGGGTTCTGCTGCTTATGGCATTTTAATGAAAGATATTACTGACAGCCATGTGGAAGGAAATCTTTTTGTCCGGAATACGGTGGGTGTTATGATGGAAGGCAGTAACCGGATTATAGTGATGAAGAATATTTTTGAAAGTAATGGATGGGCCATGAAAATCCAGGCAAGCTGTATGGATAATACCATCACACAAAATAATTTCAAAGCCAATTCATTTGATATGGCCACCAATGGCGATTTGGTGCTGAATAAGTTTGAAAAAAATTACTGGGACAAATATGAAGGCTACGATCTCAACAGGAATGGCATTGGTGATGTGCCTTATCATCCTGTAAGTATGTTTTCCATGATCAGTGAACGCAATTCATCCAGTATGATGCTGTTTCGCAGTTTTATTGTTGGATTGCTTGATAAGGCAGAGAAGATGCTGCCTGTTATTACACCTGTTGATCTTGAAAGATGA
- a CDS encoding NADP-dependent oxidoreductase has protein sequence MKAYQVNRYGKNEKLHLSEVAKPVINDNEVLVEIYAASVNQIDAKIKSGEFRMIMPFKPPFTIGHDVAGVVTQVGAKVSQFKIGDEVFASCKGTFAEFIAIKENELALKPKNISMEEAASIPLVGLTAWQVLVEKGNLKKGQKVFIQAGSGGVGTIAIQLAKHLGAYTATTASAANKDLVKSLGADLIIDYKTQDFETILKDYDLVLNSQDSKTLEKSLKVLKPAGKAISISGPPDVDYADESGLNWLLKNVMRLLSFKIKQSAKKLQVHYSFLFMKPNGKQLGEITALIEAGIIRPVIDKVFPFAETNEAMSYVEAGRAKGKVVVKVK, from the coding sequence ATGAAAGCATATCAGGTAAACCGCTACGGCAAAAATGAAAAATTGCATTTGTCAGAAGTAGCAAAACCAGTTATAAACGACAACGAAGTTTTGGTAGAAATTTATGCTGCAAGTGTTAACCAGATAGATGCTAAAATAAAAAGTGGTGAATTTAGAATGATAATGCCTTTTAAACCACCTTTTACAATTGGGCATGATGTAGCAGGCGTTGTAACACAAGTGGGTGCAAAAGTCAGTCAGTTCAAAATTGGCGACGAAGTATTTGCCAGTTGTAAAGGAACATTTGCAGAATTTATTGCCATCAAAGAAAATGAACTGGCGTTGAAACCCAAAAATATTTCAATGGAAGAAGCTGCATCCATTCCGTTGGTTGGTTTAACAGCCTGGCAGGTTTTAGTTGAAAAAGGAAATCTGAAAAAAGGGCAAAAAGTTTTTATTCAGGCAGGTTCAGGTGGTGTTGGTACAATTGCTATTCAGCTGGCAAAACATTTGGGTGCTTATACAGCAACAACTGCAAGTGCTGCAAATAAAGATTTGGTAAAAAGCCTCGGTGCCGATTTGATTATTGATTACAAAACACAGGATTTTGAAACAATTTTGAAAGATTATGATCTGGTATTAAACAGCCAGGATTCTAAAACACTGGAGAAGTCGTTGAAAGTATTAAAGCCTGCCGGAAAAGCAATTTCAATTTCGGGCCCGCCTGATGTTGATTATGCTGACGAAAGCGGATTGAACTGGTTGTTAAAAAATGTAATGCGATTATTGAGTTTTAAAATTAAACAATCAGCAAAAAAGCTGCAGGTACATTACTCATTCCTGTTTATGAAACCCAACGGAAAGCAGTTAGGTGAAATTACAGCTTTAATTGAAGCTGGAATTATTCGCCCTGTTATAGATAAAGTGTTTCCGTTTGCAGAAACAAATGAAGCAATGTCTTATGTAGAAGCAGGTCGTGCAAAAGGAAAAGTGGTTGTGAAGGTGAAGTAA
- a CDS encoding metallophosphoesterase, which translates to MKRKISILHISDLHRSKGCEISNVALLSSLINDKDKYSVSETPKIQAPDIIIVSGDIIRGSNKPDGSEEEVQIQYNEAISFLNDLTNSFLGGNKKRIVIIPGNHDVDWKFSKESMDKIDSSKIFDEKNNFKWEYLNDSINQNSKTRWSWKDLSFYKITDTDKYNRRLEAFANFYNVFYEGKRNYSISPKEQYDIFDYPEFSLTITAFNSCYNNDHLRFVGDINSECIANVNLKLRDLQKKGRLILSTWHHNTKGLPYDSNYMDNSRLKNFIDSGIALGFHGHQHKTELIHEFSDVIEQKKIIVFSAGTLCGGPTELPVGNNRQYNIIEIENINENPCLQVTLHVREKTDSSPLDNPIWTAGRIDSKNISHYTLEIEKPNLSDNNSILLEIEKLMNENKYSDAKKALLTLDINSDYVKKFLVECILQTEDFDLALKVLTDPQSDEEIITVLNAAIQSANKPQMKEVAEKINKLAPTSKAVTDLIKTIEALTR; encoded by the coding sequence ATGAAAAGAAAAATATCAATACTACACATCTCAGATCTACATAGAAGCAAAGGTTGTGAAATTTCGAATGTTGCGTTGCTTTCCTCACTAATAAATGACAAGGATAAATATTCTGTTTCCGAAACGCCAAAAATACAAGCGCCAGATATAATAATAGTTAGCGGGGACATTATTCGTGGTTCTAACAAACCAGATGGCTCTGAAGAAGAAGTTCAAATCCAGTATAATGAAGCAATTTCATTTTTAAATGACCTGACTAACTCCTTCTTGGGAGGTAATAAGAAAAGAATAGTTATAATTCCTGGCAATCATGATGTCGACTGGAAATTCTCAAAAGAAAGTATGGACAAAATCGATAGTTCAAAAATTTTCGACGAGAAAAACAATTTTAAATGGGAATACTTAAATGATTCTATAAATCAAAATTCAAAAACAAGATGGTCTTGGAAAGACCTATCCTTTTACAAAATAACAGATACTGATAAATATAACCGCAGGTTGGAGGCATTCGCAAATTTCTATAATGTTTTTTATGAAGGGAAGAGAAATTATAGCATTTCCCCAAAAGAGCAATATGACATTTTTGATTACCCCGAATTTAGCTTAACTATTACAGCATTCAATAGTTGTTACAATAACGATCATCTAAGATTTGTTGGTGATATTAATTCTGAATGTATTGCTAATGTCAATTTAAAACTCCGTGATTTACAAAAGAAAGGCAGACTTATTTTGTCAACATGGCATCACAACACTAAAGGGCTTCCATACGACTCAAACTATATGGACAATAGTCGGCTTAAAAATTTTATTGATTCTGGCATTGCACTTGGTTTTCATGGTCACCAACATAAGACTGAGCTTATCCATGAATTTAGTGATGTAATTGAACAAAAGAAAATAATTGTATTTAGTGCTGGTACTTTGTGCGGAGGGCCAACTGAATTGCCAGTAGGTAATAATAGGCAATACAATATTATTGAAATAGAAAATATAAATGAAAACCCCTGCCTACAAGTAACATTACATGTAAGAGAAAAGACTGACTCTTCACCTCTAGACAATCCGATTTGGACAGCCGGAAGAATTGACTCAAAAAATATAAGTCATTATACTTTGGAAATCGAAAAGCCCAACTTATCAGATAATAATAGCATTTTACTTGAAATTGAAAAATTAATGAATGAAAACAAATATTCTGATGCAAAAAAGGCATTATTAACTCTTGATATAAATAGTGATTATGTAAAAAAGTTTTTAGTTGAGTGTATTTTGCAAACAGAAGATTTTGACTTAGCGTTAAAAGTCTTAACGGATCCGCAATCAGATGAAGAAATCATAACGGTTTTGAATGCCGCCATTCAGTCAGCAAATAAACCTCAAATGAAAGAAGTGGCTGAAAAGATAAATAAACTTGCTCCAACAAGTAAAGCAGTTACAGATTTAATTAAAACAATTGAAGCCTTAACAAGATGA
- a CDS encoding cupin domain-containing protein: protein MLTGNINDQFHFDKIGKAALYKDERFHVMLLNLPEGDELKPHASKTDAFCIVQKGEAEFILEGVLSHLKKGDLFSFKAKQEHSLKAVTDFSMLIVK, encoded by the coding sequence ATGCTAACAGGTAATATCAATGATCAGTTTCATTTTGATAAGATTGGAAAAGCTGCTCTTTACAAGGATGAGCGTTTTCATGTTATGTTGCTCAACCTGCCTGAAGGAGATGAGCTGAAACCACATGCGTCTAAAACAGACGCATTCTGTATTGTTCAGAAAGGAGAAGCAGAGTTTATTTTAGAAGGAGTGCTTTCGCACTTAAAAAAAGGGGATCTGTTTTCGTTTAAAGCAAAACAGGAGCACTCATTAAAAGCAGTGACTGATTTCAGTATGTTGATTGTTAAATAA
- a CDS encoding group III truncated hemoglobin — protein sequence MKKDIENRDDIINLVNTFYDKVKPDETIGYFFSKTVHVDWEKHLPVMYNFWENIIFHVGSYSGNPMKHHISLHQKSPMKKEHFNRWIQLFNETVDELFEGEHAEQAKQRALSIATVMQINIAQLPADESIY from the coding sequence ATGAAAAAAGATATTGAAAACAGGGATGATATCATCAACCTGGTGAATACGTTTTATGATAAAGTAAAACCGGATGAAACAATTGGCTACTTCTTCAGCAAAACAGTGCATGTTGATTGGGAAAAACATTTGCCGGTAATGTATAATTTCTGGGAGAATATTATCTTTCATGTGGGCAGCTATTCAGGCAACCCAATGAAACATCACATCAGCCTTCATCAAAAATCTCCCATGAAAAAGGAGCATTTTAACAGGTGGATACAATTATTCAATGAAACGGTTGATGAATTGTTTGAAGGCGAACATGCTGAGCAGGCTAAGCAAAGAGCCTTATCTATTGCTACGGTTATGCAGATTAATATTGCTCAGTTGCCGGCAGATGAATCTATTTACTGA